From the genome of Pseudoliparis swirei isolate HS2019 ecotype Mariana Trench chromosome 10, NWPU_hadal_v1, whole genome shotgun sequence, one region includes:
- the braf gene encoding serine/threonine-protein kinase B-raf isoform X1 has product MAALSSAESPPPVFNGDTAEREPGREPGREELGAGPDSCCMSGIPRGPQDEEIWNIKQMIKLTQEHLEALLDKFGGEHNPPSIYLEAYEEYTSKLDALQQREQQLLEALGNGTDFSCSPSAMPALLEVHMGDCGVAGGAQAFPSAPNSLAVLQTPVDASRANPRSPQKPIVRVFLPNKQRTVIPARCGMTVRDSLKKALMMRGLIPECCAVYRVQDGEKKPIGWDTDISWLTGEELHVEVLENVPLTTHNFVRKTFFTLAFCDFCRKLLFQGFRCQTCGYKFHQRCSTEVPLMCVNYDQLDLLLVSKFFEHHPFTQEEVYSDGTAPVSEACPSLPPSDSTGSICHATASPSKSIPIPPSFRPNEEDHRNQFGQRDRSSSAPNVHINTIEPVNIDDLIRDQGLPRSDGAPPTHPARCLRKHRTRTSSPLLSSYPNDIVFDFESEPVFRGSTAGLSATPPASLPGSLTNVKAPQKSPCPQRERKSSSSSEDRNKMKTLGRRDSSDDWEIPEGQITLGQRIGSGSFGTVFKGKWHGDVAVKMLNVTAPTPQQLQAFKNEVGVLRKTRHVNILLFMGYTTKPQLAIVTQWCEGSSLYHHLHIIETKFEMIKLIDIARQTAQGMDYLHAKSIIHRDLKSNNIFLHEDLTVKIGDFGLATVKSRWSGSHQFEQLSGSILWMAPEVIRLQDKNPYSFQSDVYAFGVVLYELMSGALPYSNINNRDQIIFMVGRGYLSPELSKVRSNCPKVMKRLMADCLKKKREERPLFPQILASIELLARSLPKIHRSASEPSLNRAGFQTEDFSLYACASPKTPIQAGCYGEFSAFK; this is encoded by the exons ATGGCGGCGTTGAGCAGCGCCGAGTCCCCACCGCCCGTCTTTAACGGAGACACCGCGGAGCGGGAGCCGGGCAGGGAGCCGGGCAGGGAGGAGCTGGGTGCAGGGCCGGACTCCTGCTGCATGTCGGGGATCCCCAGAGGTCCGCAGGATGAGGAG ATCTGGAATATTAAACAGATGATAAAGTTGACACAGGAACACTTGGAGGCCCTTCTGGACAAGTTTGGAGGCGAACACAACCCTCCTTCCATATATCTAGAG GCCTATGAGGAGTACACCAGTAAGCTGGACGCCCTGCAGcagagggagcagcagctgctggaggcCTTGGGCAACGGCACAGACTTCTCCTGCTCTCCGTCTGCCATGCCCGCCCTTCTGGAGGTCCACATGGGAGATTGTGGGGTCGCTGGGGGGGCTCAGGCCTTTCCCTCAGCCCCCAACTCCTTGGCCGTCCTGCAGACCCCCGTCGACGCCAGCCGAGCCAACCCTCGCTCTCCCCAGAAGCCCATCGTCAGGGTCTTCCTGCCCAACAAACAGAGGACAGTG ATACCCGCTCGCTGTGGAATGACCGTGAGAGACTCTCTGAAGAAAGCGCTGATGATGCGAGGCCTCATCCCAGAGTGCTGTGCAGTCTACAGGGTGCAGGACGG AGAGAAGAAGCCGATTGGCTGGGACACGGACATCTCCTGGCTGACGGGAGAAGAGTTGCATGTAGAAGTGCTGGAGAATGTTCCGCTCACCACACACAACTTT GTGAGGAAGACCTTCTTTACGCTGGCCTTCTGTGACTTCTGCAGAAAGCTGCTCTTCCAGGGTTTCCGCTGTCAGACCTGTGGCTACAAGTTCCACCAGCGCTGCAGCACGGAGGTTCCCCTCATGTGCGTCAACTACGACCAACTCGA CTTGTTGCTCGTGTCCAAGTTCTTCGAGCATCACCCGTTCACCCAGGAGGAGGTCTATTCAGACGGAACCGCCCCCGTGTCCGAGGCCTGTCCGTCACTCCCCCCGTCGGACTCCACCGG TTCTATATGCCACGCCACCGCGTCCCCGTCCAAGTCCATACCCATCCCACCCAGTTTCCGGCCCAACGAGGAGGACCACCGCAACCAGTTTGGCCAGCGGGACCGCTCGTCCTCGGCCCCCAACGTCCACATCAACACCATCGAGCCCGTCAACATCGAC GACCTGATCCGAGATCAAGGCTTGCCGCGGTCTGATGGAG CCCCCCCGACCCACCCCGCCCGCTGCTTGAGGAAGCACCGAACACGGACCTCAAGCCCCCTCCTATCCTCCTACCCCAATGACATAGTGTTTGATTTTGAGTCCGAGCCTGTTTTCCGAG gtTCCACCGCAGGGCTCTCGGCCACGCCTCCCGCCTCTCTACCCGGCTCTCTGACAAATGTCAAGGCTCCGCAGAAGTCGCCGTGCCCACAGAGGGAGCGCaagtcctcgtcctcgtccgaGGACCGCAATAAGATG AAAACCCTGGGGAGGCGGGACTCCAGTGACGACTGGGAGATCCCAGAGGGTCAGATCACTCTGGGTCAGCGGATCGGCTCCGGATCATTTGGAACGGTCTTCAAGGGGAAGTGGCACG gTGATGTGGCAGTGAAGATGTTGAATGTCACTGCTCCCACACCACAACAGCTTCAGGCCTTCAAGAATGAAGTGGGAGTCCTCAG GAAAACGCGCCACGTGAACATCCTGCTCTTCATGGGCTACACCACCAAACCTCAGCTGGCCATCGTGACCCAGTGGTGCGAAGGCTCCAGCCTGTACCACCACCTGCACATCATCGAGACCAAGTTCGAGATGATCAAGCTGATTGACATCGCCCGGCAGACCGCTCAGGGCATgga CTACCTGCACGCCAAATCAATCATCCACAGAGATCTGAAGAGCAACA ATATTTTCCTCCACGAGGATCTGACGGTGAAGATCGGTGACTTCGGTCTCGCTACAGTCAAGTCCCGCTGGAGCGGCTCCCACCAGTTTGAACAGCTGTCTGGCTCCATTCTGTGGATG GCCCCGGAGGTGATCCGGCTGCAGGACAAGAATCCCTACAGCTTTCAGTCGGACGTGTACGCGTTCGGCGTCGTGCTGTACGAGCTCATGTCGGGAGCACTGCCCTActccaacatcaacaacagagaccag ATCATATTCATGGTGGGCCGAGGTTACCTGTCTCCCGAGCTCAGCAAGGTGCGCAGCAACTGTCCGAAGGTCATGAAGAGGCTGATGGCCGACtgcctgaagaagaagagggaggaacgccctctcttccctcag ATCTTGGCGTCCATCGAGCTGCTGGCTCGCTCATTACCCAAAATCCACCGCAGCGCCTCGGAGCCGTCGCTAAACCGAGCCGGCTTCCAGACGGAGGACTTCAGCCTGTACGCCTGCGCCTCGCCCAAAACCCCCATCCAGGCCGGCTGCTacg gGGAGTTTTCGGCGTTTAAGTAG
- the braf gene encoding serine/threonine-protein kinase B-raf isoform X2 translates to MAALSSAESPPPVFNGDTAEREPGREPGREELGAGPDSCCMSGIPRGPQDEEIWNIKQMIKLTQEHLEALLDKFGGEHNPPSIYLEAYEEYTSKLDALQQREQQLLEALGNGTDFSCSPSAMPALLEVHMGDCGVAGGAQAFPSAPNSLAVLQTPVDASRANPRSPQKPIVRVFLPNKQRTVIPARCGMTVRDSLKKALMMRGLIPECCAVYRVQDGEKKPIGWDTDISWLTGEELHVEVLENVPLTTHNFVRKTFFTLAFCDFCRKLLFQGFRCQTCGYKFHQRCSTEVPLMCVNYDQLDLLLVSKFFEHHPFTQEEVYSDGTAPVSEACPSLPPSDSTGSICHATASPSKSIPIPPSFRPNEEDHRNQFGQRDRSSSAPNVHINTIEPVNIDDLIRDQGLPRSDGGSTAGLSATPPASLPGSLTNVKAPQKSPCPQRERKSSSSSEDRNKMKTLGRRDSSDDWEIPEGQITLGQRIGSGSFGTVFKGKWHGDVAVKMLNVTAPTPQQLQAFKNEVGVLRKTRHVNILLFMGYTTKPQLAIVTQWCEGSSLYHHLHIIETKFEMIKLIDIARQTAQGMDYLHAKSIIHRDLKSNNIFLHEDLTVKIGDFGLATVKSRWSGSHQFEQLSGSILWMAPEVIRLQDKNPYSFQSDVYAFGVVLYELMSGALPYSNINNRDQIIFMVGRGYLSPELSKVRSNCPKVMKRLMADCLKKKREERPLFPQILASIELLARSLPKIHRSASEPSLNRAGFQTEDFSLYACASPKTPIQAGCYGEFSAFK, encoded by the exons ATGGCGGCGTTGAGCAGCGCCGAGTCCCCACCGCCCGTCTTTAACGGAGACACCGCGGAGCGGGAGCCGGGCAGGGAGCCGGGCAGGGAGGAGCTGGGTGCAGGGCCGGACTCCTGCTGCATGTCGGGGATCCCCAGAGGTCCGCAGGATGAGGAG ATCTGGAATATTAAACAGATGATAAAGTTGACACAGGAACACTTGGAGGCCCTTCTGGACAAGTTTGGAGGCGAACACAACCCTCCTTCCATATATCTAGAG GCCTATGAGGAGTACACCAGTAAGCTGGACGCCCTGCAGcagagggagcagcagctgctggaggcCTTGGGCAACGGCACAGACTTCTCCTGCTCTCCGTCTGCCATGCCCGCCCTTCTGGAGGTCCACATGGGAGATTGTGGGGTCGCTGGGGGGGCTCAGGCCTTTCCCTCAGCCCCCAACTCCTTGGCCGTCCTGCAGACCCCCGTCGACGCCAGCCGAGCCAACCCTCGCTCTCCCCAGAAGCCCATCGTCAGGGTCTTCCTGCCCAACAAACAGAGGACAGTG ATACCCGCTCGCTGTGGAATGACCGTGAGAGACTCTCTGAAGAAAGCGCTGATGATGCGAGGCCTCATCCCAGAGTGCTGTGCAGTCTACAGGGTGCAGGACGG AGAGAAGAAGCCGATTGGCTGGGACACGGACATCTCCTGGCTGACGGGAGAAGAGTTGCATGTAGAAGTGCTGGAGAATGTTCCGCTCACCACACACAACTTT GTGAGGAAGACCTTCTTTACGCTGGCCTTCTGTGACTTCTGCAGAAAGCTGCTCTTCCAGGGTTTCCGCTGTCAGACCTGTGGCTACAAGTTCCACCAGCGCTGCAGCACGGAGGTTCCCCTCATGTGCGTCAACTACGACCAACTCGA CTTGTTGCTCGTGTCCAAGTTCTTCGAGCATCACCCGTTCACCCAGGAGGAGGTCTATTCAGACGGAACCGCCCCCGTGTCCGAGGCCTGTCCGTCACTCCCCCCGTCGGACTCCACCGG TTCTATATGCCACGCCACCGCGTCCCCGTCCAAGTCCATACCCATCCCACCCAGTTTCCGGCCCAACGAGGAGGACCACCGCAACCAGTTTGGCCAGCGGGACCGCTCGTCCTCGGCCCCCAACGTCCACATCAACACCATCGAGCCCGTCAACATCGAC GACCTGATCCGAGATCAAGGCTTGCCGCGGTCTGATGGAG gtTCCACCGCAGGGCTCTCGGCCACGCCTCCCGCCTCTCTACCCGGCTCTCTGACAAATGTCAAGGCTCCGCAGAAGTCGCCGTGCCCACAGAGGGAGCGCaagtcctcgtcctcgtccgaGGACCGCAATAAGATG AAAACCCTGGGGAGGCGGGACTCCAGTGACGACTGGGAGATCCCAGAGGGTCAGATCACTCTGGGTCAGCGGATCGGCTCCGGATCATTTGGAACGGTCTTCAAGGGGAAGTGGCACG gTGATGTGGCAGTGAAGATGTTGAATGTCACTGCTCCCACACCACAACAGCTTCAGGCCTTCAAGAATGAAGTGGGAGTCCTCAG GAAAACGCGCCACGTGAACATCCTGCTCTTCATGGGCTACACCACCAAACCTCAGCTGGCCATCGTGACCCAGTGGTGCGAAGGCTCCAGCCTGTACCACCACCTGCACATCATCGAGACCAAGTTCGAGATGATCAAGCTGATTGACATCGCCCGGCAGACCGCTCAGGGCATgga CTACCTGCACGCCAAATCAATCATCCACAGAGATCTGAAGAGCAACA ATATTTTCCTCCACGAGGATCTGACGGTGAAGATCGGTGACTTCGGTCTCGCTACAGTCAAGTCCCGCTGGAGCGGCTCCCACCAGTTTGAACAGCTGTCTGGCTCCATTCTGTGGATG GCCCCGGAGGTGATCCGGCTGCAGGACAAGAATCCCTACAGCTTTCAGTCGGACGTGTACGCGTTCGGCGTCGTGCTGTACGAGCTCATGTCGGGAGCACTGCCCTActccaacatcaacaacagagaccag ATCATATTCATGGTGGGCCGAGGTTACCTGTCTCCCGAGCTCAGCAAGGTGCGCAGCAACTGTCCGAAGGTCATGAAGAGGCTGATGGCCGACtgcctgaagaagaagagggaggaacgccctctcttccctcag ATCTTGGCGTCCATCGAGCTGCTGGCTCGCTCATTACCCAAAATCCACCGCAGCGCCTCGGAGCCGTCGCTAAACCGAGCCGGCTTCCAGACGGAGGACTTCAGCCTGTACGCCTGCGCCTCGCCCAAAACCCCCATCCAGGCCGGCTGCTacg gGGAGTTTTCGGCGTTTAAGTAG